The Polaribacter tangerinus genome has a segment encoding these proteins:
- a CDS encoding DUF2795 domain-containing protein, with amino-acid sequence MYWTLELASYLADAPWPATKDELIDYAIRTGSPLEVVENLQDIEDEGDAYDSIIEIWPDYPTEDDYLWNEDEY; translated from the coding sequence ATGTATTGGACATTAGAATTAGCATCCTATTTAGCAGATGCGCCTTGGCCAGCAACCAAAGATGAGTTAATAGATTACGCTATTAGAACCGGTTCTCCTTTAGAAGTTGTAGAAAACCTACAAGATATAGAAGATGAAGGTGATGCGTACGACTCAATTATAGAAATTTGGCCAGACTATCCTACCGAAGATGATTATCTTTGGAACGAAGATGAATACTAA